A genome region from Manis javanica isolate MJ-LG chromosome 3, MJ_LKY, whole genome shotgun sequence includes the following:
- the MYNN gene encoding myoneurin isoform X2, whose translation MHYSHHCEHLLERLNKQRQAGFLCDCTVVIGEFQFKAHRNVLASFSEYFGAIYRSTSENNVFLDQSQVKADGFQKLLEFIYTGTLNLDSWNVKEIHQAADYLKVEEVVTKCKIKMEDFAFIANPSSTEISSITGNIELNQQTCLLTLRDYSSREKSEVSTDLVQANPKQGALAKKSSQAKKKKKAFNSQKAGQNKTVQYPTDILENASVELFLDANKLSTPVIEQVAQRNGNSELELTSVVENTFPAQDIVQTVSVKRKRGKSQPNCALKEHSMSNIASDKNSYELESSGEELDQRYSKAKPMCNTCGKVFSEASSLRRHMRIHKGVKPYVCHLCGKAFTQCNQLKTHVRTHTGEKPYKCELCDKGFAQKCQLVFHSRMHHGEEKPYKCDVCNLQFATSSNLKIHARKHSGEKPYVCDRCGQRFAQASTLTYHVRRHTGEKPYVCDTCGKAFAVSSSLITHSRKHTGEKPYICGICGKSFISSGELNKHFRSHTGERPFICELCGNSYTDIKNLKKHKTKVHSGADKILDSSIEDHPLNEQDSIQKSPLSETLDVKPSDMTLPLALPLGTEDHHMLLPVTDNQSPTSDALLRSTVNGYSEPQLIFLQQLY comes from the exons ATGCATTATTCGCACCACTGTGAGCACCTTTTAGAGAGACTGAACAAACAGCGGCAAGCAGGCTTTCTTTGTGACTGCACCGTAGTGATTGGGGAATTCCAGTTCAAAGCTCATAGGAATGTGCTTGCCTCGTTTAGTGAGTATTTTGGTGCGATCTACAGAAGCACTTCTGAGAACAAtgtctttcttgatcagagtcaggTGAAGGCTGATGGATTTCAGAAACTGTTGGAGTTTATATACACAGGAACTTTAAATCTTGACAG TTGGAATGTTAAAGAAATTCATCAGGCTGCTGACTATCTCAAAGTGGAAGAGGTGGTcactaaatgtaaaataaagatggaagattttgcttttattgctaATCCCTCTTCTACAGAGATATCTAGTATTACTGGAAACATTGAATTGAATCAACAGACTTGTCTTCTTACTCTACGAGATTATAGCAGTCGGGAGAAATCAGAAGTGTCTACAGATTTAGTTCAGGCAAATCCTAAACAAGGAGCTTTAGCAAAGAAGTCATCTCAAgctaagaagaagaagaaggccTTTAACTCCcagaaagcagggcagaataAAACAGTGCAATATCCCACTGACATTTTAGAGAATGCATCTGTTGAATTATTCCTAGATGCAAATAAACTGTCCACACCTGTAATAGAACAAGTTGCACAAAGAAATGGTAATTCAGAACTCGAGTTGACGTCAGTTGTGGAAAATACTTTTCCAGCACAAGATATTGTACAGACTGTTTCAGTGAAACGGAAACGTGGAAAATCACAGCCAAACTGTGCTCTGAAAGAACACTCTATGTCTAATATAGCCAGTGACAAGAACTCTTACGAGCTGGAGAGCTCTGGGGAAGAGCTGGATCAGAGGTATTCCAAAGCCAAGCCAATGTGTAATACATGTGGGAAAGTGTTTTCAGAAGCCAGCAGCTTGAGAAGGCACATGAGAATACATAAAGGAGTCAAACCTTATGTCTGCCACTTGTGTGGAAAGGCATTTACACAATGTAACCAGCTGAAAACACATGTAAGAACTCATACAG gtGAGAAGCCATACAAATGTGAATTGTGTGATAAAGGATTTGCTCAGAAATGCCAGCTAGTCTTCCATAGTCGCATGCATCATGGTGAGGAAAAACCCTATAAGTGTGATGTGTGCAATTTACAATTTGCAACTTCTAGCAATCTCAAGATTCATGCAag GAAGCATAGTGGAGAGAAGCCATATGTCTGTGATAGGTGTGGACAGAGATTTGCCCAAGCCAGCACGTTGACCTATCATGTTCGTAGGCATACTGGAGAAAAGCCCTACGTGTGTGATACTTGTGGGAAGGCATTTGCTGTCTCTAGTTCTCTTATCACTCATTCTCGAAAACATACAG GTGAAAAACCATACATATGCGGTATTTGTGGGAAAAGTTTTATTTCCTCAGGAGAGCTCAACAAACACTTTCGATCCCATACAG GAGAAAGACCATTTATCTGTGAATTATGTGGAAATTCTTACACAgatattaagaatttaaaaaagcacaaaacCAAAGTCCATTCAG GTGCAGATAAAATTCTAGATTCTAGTATAGAGGATCATCCCTTAAATGAACAAGATTCCATACAAAAAAGTCCTTTATCAGAAACTTTGGATGTGAAGCCTTCTGATATGACTTTACCACTAGCTCTTCCACTTGGGACTGAGGACCACCACATGCTCCTGCCTGTCACCGATAATCAGTCTCCTACATCAGATGCATTGTTGAGGTCAACTGTGAATGGGTATTCAGAACCACAATTGATTTTTTTACAGCAATTATACTGA
- the MYNN gene encoding myoneurin isoform X1, which produces MNKGKILSDIRMHYSHHCEHLLERLNKQRQAGFLCDCTVVIGEFQFKAHRNVLASFSEYFGAIYRSTSENNVFLDQSQVKADGFQKLLEFIYTGTLNLDSWNVKEIHQAADYLKVEEVVTKCKIKMEDFAFIANPSSTEISSITGNIELNQQTCLLTLRDYSSREKSEVSTDLVQANPKQGALAKKSSQAKKKKKAFNSQKAGQNKTVQYPTDILENASVELFLDANKLSTPVIEQVAQRNGNSELELTSVVENTFPAQDIVQTVSVKRKRGKSQPNCALKEHSMSNIASDKNSYELESSGEELDQRYSKAKPMCNTCGKVFSEASSLRRHMRIHKGVKPYVCHLCGKAFTQCNQLKTHVRTHTGEKPYKCELCDKGFAQKCQLVFHSRMHHGEEKPYKCDVCNLQFATSSNLKIHARKHSGEKPYVCDRCGQRFAQASTLTYHVRRHTGEKPYVCDTCGKAFAVSSSLITHSRKHTGEKPYICGICGKSFISSGELNKHFRSHTGERPFICELCGNSYTDIKNLKKHKTKVHSGADKILDSSIEDHPLNEQDSIQKSPLSETLDVKPSDMTLPLALPLGTEDHHMLLPVTDNQSPTSDALLRSTVNGYSEPQLIFLQQLY; this is translated from the exons ATG aaCAAGGGTAAAATTCTTTCTGATATCAGAATGCATTATTCGCACCACTGTGAGCACCTTTTAGAGAGACTGAACAAACAGCGGCAAGCAGGCTTTCTTTGTGACTGCACCGTAGTGATTGGGGAATTCCAGTTCAAAGCTCATAGGAATGTGCTTGCCTCGTTTAGTGAGTATTTTGGTGCGATCTACAGAAGCACTTCTGAGAACAAtgtctttcttgatcagagtcaggTGAAGGCTGATGGATTTCAGAAACTGTTGGAGTTTATATACACAGGAACTTTAAATCTTGACAG TTGGAATGTTAAAGAAATTCATCAGGCTGCTGACTATCTCAAAGTGGAAGAGGTGGTcactaaatgtaaaataaagatggaagattttgcttttattgctaATCCCTCTTCTACAGAGATATCTAGTATTACTGGAAACATTGAATTGAATCAACAGACTTGTCTTCTTACTCTACGAGATTATAGCAGTCGGGAGAAATCAGAAGTGTCTACAGATTTAGTTCAGGCAAATCCTAAACAAGGAGCTTTAGCAAAGAAGTCATCTCAAgctaagaagaagaagaaggccTTTAACTCCcagaaagcagggcagaataAAACAGTGCAATATCCCACTGACATTTTAGAGAATGCATCTGTTGAATTATTCCTAGATGCAAATAAACTGTCCACACCTGTAATAGAACAAGTTGCACAAAGAAATGGTAATTCAGAACTCGAGTTGACGTCAGTTGTGGAAAATACTTTTCCAGCACAAGATATTGTACAGACTGTTTCAGTGAAACGGAAACGTGGAAAATCACAGCCAAACTGTGCTCTGAAAGAACACTCTATGTCTAATATAGCCAGTGACAAGAACTCTTACGAGCTGGAGAGCTCTGGGGAAGAGCTGGATCAGAGGTATTCCAAAGCCAAGCCAATGTGTAATACATGTGGGAAAGTGTTTTCAGAAGCCAGCAGCTTGAGAAGGCACATGAGAATACATAAAGGAGTCAAACCTTATGTCTGCCACTTGTGTGGAAAGGCATTTACACAATGTAACCAGCTGAAAACACATGTAAGAACTCATACAG gtGAGAAGCCATACAAATGTGAATTGTGTGATAAAGGATTTGCTCAGAAATGCCAGCTAGTCTTCCATAGTCGCATGCATCATGGTGAGGAAAAACCCTATAAGTGTGATGTGTGCAATTTACAATTTGCAACTTCTAGCAATCTCAAGATTCATGCAag GAAGCATAGTGGAGAGAAGCCATATGTCTGTGATAGGTGTGGACAGAGATTTGCCCAAGCCAGCACGTTGACCTATCATGTTCGTAGGCATACTGGAGAAAAGCCCTACGTGTGTGATACTTGTGGGAAGGCATTTGCTGTCTCTAGTTCTCTTATCACTCATTCTCGAAAACATACAG GTGAAAAACCATACATATGCGGTATTTGTGGGAAAAGTTTTATTTCCTCAGGAGAGCTCAACAAACACTTTCGATCCCATACAG GAGAAAGACCATTTATCTGTGAATTATGTGGAAATTCTTACACAgatattaagaatttaaaaaagcacaaaacCAAAGTCCATTCAG GTGCAGATAAAATTCTAGATTCTAGTATAGAGGATCATCCCTTAAATGAACAAGATTCCATACAAAAAAGTCCTTTATCAGAAACTTTGGATGTGAAGCCTTCTGATATGACTTTACCACTAGCTCTTCCACTTGGGACTGAGGACCACCACATGCTCCTGCCTGTCACCGATAATCAGTCTCCTACATCAGATGCATTGTTGAGGTCAACTGTGAATGGGTATTCAGAACCACAATTGATTTTTTTACAGCAATTATACTGA
- the MYNN gene encoding myoneurin isoform X3: protein MEDFAFIANPSSTEISSITGNIELNQQTCLLTLRDYSSREKSEVSTDLVQANPKQGALAKKSSQAKKKKKAFNSQKAGQNKTVQYPTDILENASVELFLDANKLSTPVIEQVAQRNGNSELELTSVVENTFPAQDIVQTVSVKRKRGKSQPNCALKEHSMSNIASDKNSYELESSGEELDQRYSKAKPMCNTCGKVFSEASSLRRHMRIHKGVKPYVCHLCGKAFTQCNQLKTHVRTHTGEKPYKCELCDKGFAQKCQLVFHSRMHHGEEKPYKCDVCNLQFATSSNLKIHARKHSGEKPYVCDRCGQRFAQASTLTYHVRRHTGEKPYVCDTCGKAFAVSSSLITHSRKHTGEKPYICGICGKSFISSGELNKHFRSHTGERPFICELCGNSYTDIKNLKKHKTKVHSGADKILDSSIEDHPLNEQDSIQKSPLSETLDVKPSDMTLPLALPLGTEDHHMLLPVTDNQSPTSDALLRSTVNGYSEPQLIFLQQLY, encoded by the exons atggaagattttgcttttattgctaATCCCTCTTCTACAGAGATATCTAGTATTACTGGAAACATTGAATTGAATCAACAGACTTGTCTTCTTACTCTACGAGATTATAGCAGTCGGGAGAAATCAGAAGTGTCTACAGATTTAGTTCAGGCAAATCCTAAACAAGGAGCTTTAGCAAAGAAGTCATCTCAAgctaagaagaagaagaaggccTTTAACTCCcagaaagcagggcagaataAAACAGTGCAATATCCCACTGACATTTTAGAGAATGCATCTGTTGAATTATTCCTAGATGCAAATAAACTGTCCACACCTGTAATAGAACAAGTTGCACAAAGAAATGGTAATTCAGAACTCGAGTTGACGTCAGTTGTGGAAAATACTTTTCCAGCACAAGATATTGTACAGACTGTTTCAGTGAAACGGAAACGTGGAAAATCACAGCCAAACTGTGCTCTGAAAGAACACTCTATGTCTAATATAGCCAGTGACAAGAACTCTTACGAGCTGGAGAGCTCTGGGGAAGAGCTGGATCAGAGGTATTCCAAAGCCAAGCCAATGTGTAATACATGTGGGAAAGTGTTTTCAGAAGCCAGCAGCTTGAGAAGGCACATGAGAATACATAAAGGAGTCAAACCTTATGTCTGCCACTTGTGTGGAAAGGCATTTACACAATGTAACCAGCTGAAAACACATGTAAGAACTCATACAG gtGAGAAGCCATACAAATGTGAATTGTGTGATAAAGGATTTGCTCAGAAATGCCAGCTAGTCTTCCATAGTCGCATGCATCATGGTGAGGAAAAACCCTATAAGTGTGATGTGTGCAATTTACAATTTGCAACTTCTAGCAATCTCAAGATTCATGCAag GAAGCATAGTGGAGAGAAGCCATATGTCTGTGATAGGTGTGGACAGAGATTTGCCCAAGCCAGCACGTTGACCTATCATGTTCGTAGGCATACTGGAGAAAAGCCCTACGTGTGTGATACTTGTGGGAAGGCATTTGCTGTCTCTAGTTCTCTTATCACTCATTCTCGAAAACATACAG GTGAAAAACCATACATATGCGGTATTTGTGGGAAAAGTTTTATTTCCTCAGGAGAGCTCAACAAACACTTTCGATCCCATACAG GAGAAAGACCATTTATCTGTGAATTATGTGGAAATTCTTACACAgatattaagaatttaaaaaagcacaaaacCAAAGTCCATTCAG GTGCAGATAAAATTCTAGATTCTAGTATAGAGGATCATCCCTTAAATGAACAAGATTCCATACAAAAAAGTCCTTTATCAGAAACTTTGGATGTGAAGCCTTCTGATATGACTTTACCACTAGCTCTTCCACTTGGGACTGAGGACCACCACATGCTCCTGCCTGTCACCGATAATCAGTCTCCTACATCAGATGCATTGTTGAGGTCAACTGTGAATGGGTATTCAGAACCACAATTGATTTTTTTACAGCAATTATACTGA